Proteins from a genomic interval of Aureimonas sp. AU20:
- the rnhA gene encoding ribonuclease HI, with translation MTDTTDTTDKTRVDIFTDGACSGNPGPGGWGAILRSGETERELSGGEAHTTNNRMELLAAIEGLGALKRGCAVHLHSDSQYLRDGITKWIHGWKRNGWRTAEKKPVKNAELWQRLDEERNRHDVTFHWVKGHAGHAENERADELARAGMEPFKRKPARIASPA, from the coding sequence ATGACCGACACGACCGACACGACAGACAAGACGCGCGTCGACATCTTCACCGACGGTGCCTGCTCCGGCAATCCGGGGCCGGGCGGCTGGGGCGCGATCCTGCGCAGCGGAGAGACGGAGCGGGAGCTGTCTGGCGGGGAGGCGCACACGACCAACAACCGGATGGAGCTTCTTGCCGCGATCGAAGGCTTGGGCGCGCTGAAACGCGGCTGCGCCGTGCATCTTCATTCCGACTCGCAATATCTACGCGACGGAATCACCAAGTGGATTCACGGCTGGAAGCGGAACGGCTGGCGGACGGCCGAAAAGAAGCCGGTGAAGAACGCCGAACTCTGGCAGCGGCTGGACGAGGAGCGCAACCGCCACGACGTGACGTTCCATTGGGTCAAGGGCCATGCCGGCCATGCCGAGAACGAGCGGGCGGACGAACTGGCCCGCGCGGGCATGGAGCCCTTCAAGCGCAAGCCGGCGAGGATCGCCTCGCCGGCCTGA
- a CDS encoding peroxiredoxin — MTLSIGDKLPAATFRTPSEDGPKTLTTDDVFSGKTVVLFAVPGAFTPTCTMNHLPGFLELNEEIRAKGVDTIAVVAVNDVFVMKAWAKATEAGDRILFLADGSAEFTRAAGLDADLSVGGLGVRSKRYSMIVRDGMVAALNIETSPGQAEVSAASALLQQL, encoded by the coding sequence ATGACCCTATCGATCGGCGACAAACTGCCTGCCGCCACCTTCCGCACGCCCAGCGAGGACGGCCCGAAGACGCTCACGACGGACGATGTCTTCAGCGGAAAGACCGTGGTTCTGTTCGCCGTTCCCGGCGCGTTCACGCCGACCTGCACGATGAACCACCTTCCCGGCTTTCTGGAGCTCAACGAAGAGATCCGCGCCAAGGGTGTCGACACGATCGCCGTCGTCGCGGTGAACGACGTCTTCGTCATGAAGGCCTGGGCCAAGGCGACCGAGGCGGGCGATCGGATTCTGTTCCTTGCGGATGGCAGCGCCGAGTTCACGCGCGCCGCCGGGCTCGACGCCGATCTTTCGGTTGGCGGACTCGGCGTGCGCTCCAAGCGCTATTCGATGATCGTGCGGGACGGAATGGTGGCGGCCCTCAACATCGAGACCTCGCCCGGTCAGGCCGAGGTCTCGGCGGCCTCGGCGCTCCTGCAGCAGCTCTGA
- a CDS encoding protein-disulfide reductase DsbD domain-containing protein, whose protein sequence is MPPHEISPAGAAVARWLRPLALLPLFLAAVLPASAASQAEVEGAHVTLTAIESESAIRAALDIDLKPGWKTYWISPGAAGLAPRIDFGGSEGITGVELSYPAPTRFLEGDIESIGYVEPASIAIEAQRAPGPRLVLRAQILIGLCRELCLPVQLQLETEPSTSLGARAAVRRAFDALPAPNPAAGWQASLSTDGAALKVSGPSGALASASDLFVSGPEGWAFAKPSMISLSGQAHAELPLLSRPGTGPALERVDLMLTDGGKGELIRALPVRRN, encoded by the coding sequence ATGCCGCCTCACGAAATTTCTCCGGCCGGAGCGGCGGTCGCTCGCTGGCTCCGCCCCTTGGCGCTGCTTCCCCTTTTTCTCGCGGCCGTCCTGCCGGCCTCCGCCGCCTCGCAGGCCGAAGTCGAGGGCGCGCATGTCACCCTCACCGCGATCGAGTCGGAGAGTGCGATCCGCGCCGCGCTCGACATTGATCTGAAGCCGGGCTGGAAGACCTATTGGATCTCCCCCGGTGCTGCCGGCCTCGCGCCTCGGATCGACTTCGGTGGCAGCGAGGGTATCACGGGTGTCGAACTCTCCTATCCCGCGCCCACTCGATTCCTGGAGGGTGACATCGAAAGCATCGGCTATGTCGAGCCGGCAAGCATCGCGATCGAAGCGCAGCGCGCGCCCGGCCCTCGCTTAGTCCTGCGCGCGCAAATTCTCATCGGACTTTGCCGCGAGCTGTGCCTGCCCGTCCAACTTCAATTGGAAACGGAGCCGAGCACCAGCCTCGGCGCGCGCGCTGCCGTCCGCCGTGCGTTCGACGCGCTCCCCGCGCCCAATCCGGCGGCCGGGTGGCAAGCGTCGCTCTCGACGGACGGAGCCGCGCTCAAGGTCAGCGGGCCATCCGGCGCGCTCGCCAGCGCCAGCGATCTCTTCGTGTCCGGGCCGGAAGGCTGGGCCTTCGCCAAGCCGTCGATGATCTCCCTTTCGGGCCAAGCCCACGCCGAGCTTCCCTTGCTGTCCCGGCCGGGCACCGGGCCGGCTCTCGAGCGCGTCGATCTCATGTTGACGGACGGGGGCAAGGGCGAGCTAATCCGCGCGCTTCCGGTCCGCCGGAACTGA
- a CDS encoding YqgE/AlgH family protein — MDFENIRNRSDEASSLEGHFLIAMPGMEDERFARSVVYVCAHSSSGAMGFIVNKAQPLSFGALLTQLEIVSDPDEIRLPGKGQEVPVCHGGPVERGRGFVLHSDDYDSDSTVVVEQGIALTPTLDILKAMSNGAGPSTALMVLGYAGWGAGQLEAEIAANGWLTCRAELDIVFDAELDNKYSRALGILGINPAFLTSEAGHA; from the coding sequence ATGGACTTCGAAAACATCCGCAACCGATCCGACGAAGCCTCCTCGCTGGAGGGGCACTTCCTTATCGCCATGCCCGGCATGGAAGATGAGCGATTTGCCCGTTCCGTCGTCTATGTCTGCGCGCATTCATCCAGCGGAGCCATGGGCTTCATCGTCAACAAGGCGCAGCCGCTGAGCTTCGGCGCGCTGTTGACGCAGCTCGAGATCGTCAGCGACCCTGACGAGATCCGCCTGCCCGGCAAGGGGCAGGAAGTGCCGGTCTGCCACGGCGGGCCGGTGGAGCGCGGCCGCGGTTTCGTGCTGCATTCCGACGATTACGATTCCGATTCCACCGTCGTGGTGGAGCAGGGCATCGCGCTCACCCCGACGCTCGACATTTTGAAAGCCATGTCGAACGGCGCTGGCCCGTCCACCGCGCTGATGGTGCTGGGCTATGCCGGCTGGGGCGCCGGACAGCTGGAAGCCGAGATCGCCGCCAATGGTTGGCTCACCTGCCGGGCCGAACTCGACATCGTCTTCGACGCCGAGCTCGACAACAAATACTCGCGGGCGCTCGGCATTCTCGGCATCAACCCTGCCTTCTTGACCAGCGAAGCCGGCCACGCCTGA
- a CDS encoding EAL domain-containing protein: MPHLARLSAILFWVFGCFLVALSGTLPAHAFSPVSIGREDVAIDLAPAVDLHRGRGANFQVSTIPGSDGIVRRIEVESSSPNPSGNWAVFALSNNTDEQIDRLVVAPHFRLSGSGLIWPDLGSQRVVAITPSEGFALDRQDSPEADVFLVTLDPGSVITFVAELASDKLPEIRLWEPNAYKDTVNAFTLYRGIVLGIAGLLAVFLTILFVVKGSPMFPATAALAWAVLAYICIDFDFWQKLVPIVPGEERIWRAGTEVALAFTLVVFLYAYLNLNRWHGILSAFTALWLMGLGGLGALAAFDPPMASGIARMSMTATAGIGLLLILYLSAVRYDRAIMLIPTWLLIIAWLGTGWLTITGQIHNDIIQPALGGGLVLIVLLIGFTVMQHAFAGNGSFGSGILSDMERRALALAGTGDAIWDWDVARDRIFAGSDTDGLAGMPVAAMNGPARDWLPILHPDDRDRFKVTLDTILEHRRGRISQDFRVRSDDGHYHWMNLQARPVLGSNGEVVRCVGTLKDVTDRKKAEERLLHDALHDQLTGLPNRELFIDRLNSIAALAMSHADVRPTLFVIDLDRFKQVNDDFGMATGDTILLTVGRRLKRVLKPQDSLARLTGDQFGLILMSETEIGAVGTFAETLREVVRAPIAFGERDIILTASVGLTGWTEGASADEVLRDAELAMYQAKRLGGDRIEPFRPAYKTHSSGRVELESDLRRAFGRNELSLMFQPIVKLSSGEIVGFEALLRWNHAKRGPVSPVEFIPMAESTGLIVQLGQFALDEATRRLSDWQKLPGQSKLFCSVNISSRQLIRQDLLNDVRHILKRYNLPPETLKLELTESLVMDNPERSAKLLERLKEIGVGLSLDDFGTGYSALSYLMRFPFDTLKIDQSFLRGEAHPQKPIIVQSIVTMAHELGLAVVAEGVDNETDAQRLRQLNCEYVQSYMFSPPLSAEEARRRLQERQPRKAAAS; this comes from the coding sequence ATGCCCCATCTCGCCCGCTTGTCGGCCATCCTGTTCTGGGTTTTCGGCTGTTTCCTGGTCGCGCTCAGCGGCACCCTGCCCGCACACGCCTTTTCGCCCGTCAGCATCGGACGGGAGGACGTGGCAATCGATCTCGCCCCCGCCGTGGATCTGCATCGCGGACGCGGTGCCAATTTTCAGGTTTCCACTATTCCGGGCTCGGACGGCATCGTCCGGCGCATCGAGGTGGAATCGAGTTCGCCGAACCCCTCGGGCAACTGGGCGGTCTTCGCCCTGTCCAACAACACGGACGAGCAGATCGACCGTCTTGTCGTAGCGCCGCATTTCCGCCTGTCGGGCTCGGGGCTCATCTGGCCCGATCTCGGCTCGCAGCGCGTCGTCGCCATCACGCCGTCGGAAGGCTTCGCGCTCGACCGGCAGGACAGCCCGGAGGCCGACGTCTTTCTCGTCACGCTCGACCCCGGCTCGGTCATCACCTTCGTGGCCGAACTCGCGAGCGACAAGCTGCCCGAAATCCGCCTGTGGGAGCCGAACGCCTATAAGGACACAGTCAACGCCTTCACGCTCTATCGCGGCATCGTGCTCGGCATCGCCGGCCTGCTCGCCGTCTTCCTCACCATTCTCTTCGTGGTGAAGGGCTCGCCCATGTTCCCGGCCACAGCCGCGCTCGCCTGGGCGGTGTTGGCCTATATCTGCATCGACTTCGACTTCTGGCAGAAGCTCGTGCCCATCGTGCCCGGCGAGGAGCGCATCTGGCGCGCGGGTACGGAGGTCGCCCTCGCCTTCACGCTCGTCGTGTTTCTCTACGCCTATCTCAACCTCAACCGCTGGCATGGCATTCTCTCCGCCTTCACCGCGCTCTGGCTGATGGGCCTCGGCGGCCTCGGCGCGCTGGCCGCCTTCGATCCGCCCATGGCCTCGGGCATCGCCCGAATGTCGATGACAGCCACCGCCGGCATTGGCCTCCTCCTGATCCTCTACCTCTCCGCCGTGCGCTATGACCGCGCGATCATGCTGATCCCGACATGGCTGCTCATCATCGCCTGGCTCGGCACGGGCTGGCTGACGATCACCGGCCAAATCCACAACGACATCATCCAGCCGGCGCTGGGTGGCGGCCTCGTGCTCATAGTGCTTCTGATCGGCTTCACGGTGATGCAGCATGCCTTTGCCGGAAACGGCAGCTTCGGCAGCGGCATTCTGTCGGACATGGAGCGCCGCGCCCTGGCGCTGGCCGGCACGGGTGATGCGATCTGGGATTGGGACGTGGCACGCGACCGTATCTTCGCGGGGTCGGACACGGACGGTCTCGCCGGCATGCCCGTTGCCGCCATGAACGGCCCGGCGCGCGACTGGCTGCCGATTCTGCATCCCGACGACCGCGACCGGTTCAAGGTCACGCTCGACACAATCCTCGAGCACCGGCGCGGACGCATCTCGCAGGATTTCCGGGTGCGCAGCGACGATGGGCATTATCACTGGATGAACCTCCAGGCGCGACCAGTGCTCGGCTCCAACGGCGAGGTCGTGCGCTGCGTCGGCACGCTCAAGGACGTGACGGACCGAAAGAAGGCCGAGGAGCGCCTGCTCCATGACGCACTGCACGATCAGCTCACAGGCCTTCCCAATCGCGAACTCTTCATCGACCGGCTGAACTCCATCGCCGCACTGGCCATGAGCCATGCCGACGTGCGGCCGACCCTCTTCGTGATCGATCTCGACCGCTTCAAGCAGGTGAACGACGATTTCGGCATGGCGACGGGCGACACGATCCTGCTCACCGTCGGCCGCCGCCTGAAACGGGTGCTGAAGCCGCAGGATTCGCTGGCGCGTCTGACGGGCGATCAGTTCGGTCTGATCCTCATGTCGGAAACCGAGATCGGCGCGGTCGGTACCTTTGCCGAGACGCTGCGCGAAGTGGTGCGCGCACCAATCGCCTTCGGCGAGCGCGACATCATCCTGACCGCCTCCGTCGGCCTTACGGGCTGGACCGAAGGCGCCAGCGCAGACGAAGTGCTGCGCGACGCGGAACTGGCGATGTATCAGGCCAAGCGGCTCGGTGGTGACCGGATCGAGCCCTTCCGCCCGGCCTACAAGACGCATTCCTCCGGGCGCGTGGAACTGGAATCCGACCTTCGCCGCGCCTTCGGTCGGAACGAGCTTTCGCTCATGTTCCAGCCGATCGTGAAGCTTTCGTCGGGCGAGATCGTGGGTTTCGAGGCCCTCTTGCGCTGGAACCACGCCAAGCGTGGGCCTGTCTCACCGGTCGAGTTCATTCCGATGGCCGAGAGCACGGGCCTTATCGTACAACTCGGGCAGTTCGCGCTGGACGAGGCAACGCGGCGCCTGTCGGACTGGCAGAAGCTGCCGGGCCAGTCGAAGCTCTTCTGCTCGGTGAATATTTCGAGCCGCCAGCTGATCCGTCAGGACCTTCTCAACGACGTGCGTCACATCCTGAAGCGCTACAACCTGCCGCCGGAAACGCTGAAGCTGGAACTCACCGAGTCGCTCGTGATGGACAATCCCGAGCGTTCGGCCAAGCTTCTGGAGCGTCTGAAGGAGATCGGCGTCGGCCTGTCGCTGGATGATTTCGGAACGGGCTATTCCGCCCTCTCCTATCTCATGCGCTTCCCGTTCGACACGCTGAAGATCGACCAATCCTTCCTGCGCGGCGAGGCGCATCCGCAGAAGCCGATCATCGTGCAATCGATCGTAACCATGGCGCATGAGCTGGGTCTAGCGGTCGTGGCCGAGGGCGTCGACAACGAGACCGACGCCCAGCGCCTACGCCAGCTCAACTGCGAGTATGTCCAGAGCTACATGTTCTCGCCGCCGCTCAGCGCCGAGGAAGCGCGACGCCGGCTGCAGGAGCGCCAGCCGCGCAAGGCGGCTGCCAGCTAG
- a CDS encoding GNAT family N-acetyltransferase, with protein MGWLDWVQASAQPVLSGPGILLRMPRRGDYERWRELREASRAFLTPWEPSWTGNELSRSAFRLRLDRYIKDARERTSYTFFVFDPSGATLYGGLTLGRLQRGVAQSATLGYWMGERHAGRGIMTRAVRTISVFAFEIEGLHRVEAACVPNNARSIGLLESCGFSREGHLRRYLKIAGVWEDHLLYSLLAEDWAASGGYHADSMPDLSLAGTRP; from the coding sequence ATGGGTTGGCTGGATTGGGTTCAAGCTTCCGCTCAGCCCGTCCTGAGCGGACCCGGCATCCTGCTTCGGATGCCCCGCCGGGGCGACTACGAGCGCTGGCGGGAGCTGCGCGAGGCCAGCCGGGCCTTTCTCACGCCCTGGGAACCCAGCTGGACCGGCAACGAGTTGAGCCGATCGGCCTTCCGGCTGCGACTGGACCGCTATATCAAGGACGCTCGGGAGCGCACGAGCTACACGTTCTTCGTGTTCGACCCGAGCGGCGCCACGCTCTATGGCGGGCTGACACTTGGGCGCCTCCAGAGGGGGGTGGCCCAATCCGCCACCCTCGGCTATTGGATGGGCGAACGCCATGCCGGGCGCGGGATCATGACACGCGCCGTGCGCACGATCTCCGTTTTCGCCTTCGAGATCGAGGGGCTGCACCGAGTGGAGGCGGCTTGCGTGCCGAACAATGCCCGCTCGATCGGCCTTCTGGAAAGCTGTGGCTTCAGTCGGGAGGGCCATCTCAGGCGATACCTGAAAATCGCCGGTGTCTGGGAGGATCACCTGCTCTATTCGTTGCTGGCCGAAGACTGGGCTGCCAGTGGCGGCTATCATGCCGATTCGATGCCCGATCTTTCGCTCGCCGGGACAAGGCCCTGA
- a CDS encoding M16 family metallopeptidase codes for MSVEITRLSNGLTVATETMPTLESAALGVWVKAGARDETEREHGIAHLLEHMAFKGTTRRTARQIAEEIEDVGGELNASTSVETTAFYARVMKNDVPLALDILSDILLDSRFDEEELEREQQVVLQELGAAEDTPDDIVFDHFQQCAFESQVIGRPILGTRDSVRSFTPEDLRNYLKRHYGPDRMVVSAAGAVSHQDIVDRVSAAFGAEIASSPGGIERTPALYTGGEFREERDLSDAQMVLGFKGRPYYQRDFYSAQVLSIILGGGMSSRLFQEVRETRGLCYAISAFHWSFSDCGIFGVHAATGEEELAELAPVIVEELVRAAEGITEKEVVRARAQMRSSLLMSQESPASRAGQIARQLMFNGAIISNTELLDRLAAITAERLAGLAQTTFVDAVPTLAAIGPVSRLPSLDQLMQGGATPALSGRPRVAAANV; via the coding sequence ATGAGCGTCGAGATCACGCGCCTTTCCAACGGACTGACGGTCGCGACCGAAACCATGCCGACGCTGGAAAGCGCGGCCTTGGGCGTCTGGGTCAAGGCCGGGGCGCGTGACGAGACGGAGCGCGAGCATGGCATCGCGCATCTCCTCGAACACATGGCCTTCAAGGGCACGACGCGCCGCACGGCGCGCCAGATCGCCGAGGAAATCGAGGATGTCGGGGGCGAGCTGAACGCCTCCACCAGCGTCGAGACCACGGCGTTCTACGCCCGGGTCATGAAGAACGACGTGCCGCTGGCGCTCGACATCCTGTCGGACATCCTTCTCGATTCGCGCTTCGACGAGGAAGAGCTGGAGCGCGAGCAACAGGTCGTGCTGCAAGAACTCGGCGCCGCCGAGGATACGCCGGACGACATCGTTTTCGACCATTTTCAGCAATGCGCCTTCGAATCGCAGGTGATTGGCCGCCCGATCCTGGGCACGCGCGACAGCGTGCGCTCCTTCACGCCCGAAGACCTGCGCAACTATCTCAAGCGCCATTACGGGCCGGATCGCATGGTGGTCTCGGCCGCCGGCGCGGTGTCGCATCAGGACATCGTGGATCGCGTCTCCGCCGCCTTCGGCGCCGAGATCGCCAGCAGCCCTGGCGGGATCGAACGCACGCCCGCGCTTTATACCGGCGGCGAGTTCCGCGAGGAGCGCGACCTGTCCGACGCGCAGATGGTGCTCGGCTTCAAGGGCCGACCCTACTACCAGCGCGACTTCTATTCCGCACAGGTTCTCTCCATCATCCTAGGCGGCGGCATGTCGTCCCGCCTGTTCCAAGAAGTGCGGGAAACGCGGGGCCTCTGCTACGCCATCTCGGCCTTCCATTGGAGCTTTTCGGACTGCGGCATCTTCGGCGTCCATGCTGCGACCGGCGAGGAAGAGCTTGCCGAGCTCGCGCCGGTGATCGTCGAAGAACTGGTCCGTGCCGCCGAGGGCATCACCGAGAAGGAAGTCGTGCGGGCTCGGGCGCAGATGCGCTCCAGCCTTCTGATGAGCCAGGAGAGCCCGGCTTCGCGCGCGGGGCAGATCGCCCGTCAACTCATGTTCAACGGCGCCATCATCAGCAACACGGAGCTTCTCGACCGGCTCGCCGCCATCACGGCGGAGCGGCTGGCGGGTCTGGCGCAGACGACCTTCGTCGATGCCGTGCCGACGCTCGCCGCGATAGGGCCGGTGTCGCGCCTGCCGTCCCTCGACCAACTGATGCAGGGCGGGGCGACCCCCGCCCTCTCCGGGCGGCCGCGCGTGGCCGCGGCGAACGTCTGA
- the thrC gene encoding threonine synthase: MRYVSSRGEAPTLGFADVLLAGLATDGGLYVPETWPTLSPETIASFAGRPYADVALEVLSPFVGDDIAPADLERMVREAYATFRHPAVAPLVQIGDRHFVLELFHGPTLAFKDVAMQLLSRLMDHVLAKRQRRATIVGATSGDTGGAAIAAFAGSDRTDMFILFPKGRVSPVQQRQMTTAGMANVHPVAVEGTFDDCQALVKAMFNDAGFRAESALSGVNSINWARIMAQIVYYFTAAASVGAPRRPVSFTVPTGNFGDIFAGYAAKRMGLPVERLIIATNQNDILERTMQTGRYEMEGVHATMSPSMDIEISSNFERLLFEASGRDAETVRRLMQQLRQSGAFTLPEDMVARIRAEFDAGRTDEAKTAETIKRYLGTTAYLLDPHTAVGVSVADRHMGDVTMITLGTAHPAKFPASVKAACGIEPPLPPSHADLMVRDEKFDVLPNDLDAVQTYIRERSRAVRHGAAA; this comes from the coding sequence TTGAGATATGTGAGTTCGCGGGGCGAAGCTCCGACCCTTGGTTTTGCCGACGTTCTTCTGGCGGGTCTTGCGACGGACGGCGGACTCTACGTGCCCGAAACCTGGCCGACCCTCTCGCCCGAGACGATCGCATCCTTCGCCGGCCGCCCCTATGCCGACGTGGCGCTCGAGGTTCTGTCGCCCTTCGTCGGCGACGACATCGCCCCGGCCGATCTGGAGCGCATGGTGCGCGAGGCCTATGCGACCTTCCGCCACCCCGCCGTCGCGCCGCTGGTGCAGATCGGCGACCGGCATTTCGTGCTGGAGCTTTTTCACGGGCCGACGCTCGCCTTCAAGGACGTCGCCATGCAGCTCCTGTCGCGGCTGATGGACCATGTCCTCGCCAAACGGCAGCGGCGCGCCACGATCGTCGGCGCGACCTCGGGCGACACGGGCGGCGCCGCCATCGCCGCCTTCGCCGGCAGCGACCGCACCGACATGTTCATTCTCTTTCCCAAGGGCCGCGTCTCGCCCGTCCAGCAGCGTCAGATGACGACCGCCGGCATGGCGAATGTCCATCCGGTCGCGGTTGAAGGCACGTTCGACGACTGTCAGGCCCTGGTGAAGGCCATGTTCAACGACGCGGGCTTCCGCGCCGAGTCGGCTTTATCGGGCGTCAACTCGATCAACTGGGCCCGCATCATGGCTCAGATCGTCTACTACTTCACCGCCGCCGCCAGCGTCGGCGCGCCGCGTCGCCCGGTGTCCTTCACCGTACCGACGGGGAATTTCGGCGACATTTTCGCCGGCTATGCCGCGAAGCGCATGGGCCTGCCGGTGGAGCGCCTGATCATCGCGACCAACCAGAACGACATTCTGGAGCGCACGATGCAGACCGGGCGCTACGAGATGGAGGGCGTCCACGCCACCATGTCGCCCTCCATGGACATCGAGATTTCCTCCAATTTCGAGCGCCTCCTGTTCGAGGCGAGCGGGCGCGATGCCGAGACGGTGCGCCGCCTCATGCAGCAGCTGCGCCAGTCCGGTGCTTTCACGTTGCCGGAGGATATGGTCGCGAGGATCCGCGCCGAATTCGACGCCGGCCGCACGGACGAGGCCAAGACCGCCGAAACCATCAAGCGCTATCTCGGCACCACGGCCTATCTCCTCGACCCGCACACGGCGGTCGGTGTCTCGGTGGCCGACCGGCACATGGGCGATGTCACGATGATCACGCTCGGCACCGCTCATCCCGCCAAGTTCCCGGCCTCCGTCAAGGCGGCGTGCGGCATCGAGCCGCCGCTGCCGCCGAGCCATGCCGACCTGATGGTGCGGGACGAGAAGTTCGACGTGCTGCCGAACGATCTCGACGCTGTCCAGACCTACATCCGCGAGCGCAGCCGCGCCGTTCGACACGGGGCCGCCGCATGA
- a CDS encoding HAD family hydrolase: MALSLILFDCDGVLVDSEIISAKVDASLLGELGYEISAEEIAERFAGLTQDRILELLTAEAGIRFPEDYADRQRAELDRRLAAEITPIAGVHEMLDRLDLPRAICSNSSSERLKIVLEPTKLWDRFRPYVYAAREVGTKRPKPAPDVYLFGCRQFETEPRETIVLEDSVHGVAAAVAAGCRVVGFTGGQHSYSGHGHALAEAGAETVIKRLSEFPSVVDAFSSWEAA; the protein is encoded by the coding sequence ATGGCCCTCTCCCTGATCCTGTTCGATTGCGACGGCGTGCTGGTGGATTCCGAGATCATCTCGGCCAAGGTCGACGCTTCGCTGCTCGGCGAACTCGGCTACGAGATTTCGGCGGAAGAGATCGCGGAGCGCTTCGCCGGCCTGACGCAGGATCGGATCCTCGAACTTCTCACGGCCGAGGCCGGCATCCGCTTTCCCGAAGACTATGCCGACCGGCAGCGGGCGGAACTTGACCGGCGCCTCGCCGCCGAGATCACGCCGATCGCGGGCGTGCACGAGATGCTGGACCGGCTCGACCTGCCGCGCGCCATCTGCTCGAACTCCTCGTCCGAGCGGCTGAAGATCGTGCTGGAGCCGACCAAGCTCTGGGACCGGTTCCGCCCCTATGTCTACGCCGCGCGCGAGGTCGGCACCAAGCGCCCCAAGCCCGCGCCGGACGTCTATCTCTTCGGCTGCCGCCAGTTCGAGACCGAGCCGCGCGAGACGATCGTGCTGGAAGACTCCGTGCACGGCGTCGCCGCGGCCGTCGCGGCGGGCTGCCGCGTCGTCGGCTTCACCGGCGGGCAGCACAGCTATTCCGGCCATGGCCACGCGCTGGCGGAAGCCGGCGCGGAGACCGTGATCAAGCGCTTGTCGGAATTTCCGAGCGTGGTGGACGCGTTTTCGAGCTGGGAAGCGGCCTGA
- a CDS encoding site-specific DNA-methyltransferase, whose product MSPTGAPDWLDTIIKGDCVSRMAMLPAGSVDAIFADPPYNLQLGGDLTRPDQSRVDAVTEDWDRFESFEAYDAFTRAWLLAARRLLKPSGTIWVIGSYHNIFRVGAIMQDLGFWMLNDIVWRKTNPMPNFRGRRFQNAHETMIWASRSAEAKSYTFNYDAMKAANDDTQMRSDWLFPICSGAERLRAEDGVKVHPTQKPEALLARVILSSTKPGDVVLDPFFGTGTTGAVAKRLGRHFVGIEREDSYIEAAAERILEVEPLSPEALATNAGKRAEPRVPFAALLDMGLVQPGAELTCAKGRHRAHVQADGTVRCAVGEPASIHKIGARVQGLEACNGWTFWHVREGTRLTPIDALRQTVRDAMAKAGL is encoded by the coding sequence CTGTCCCCCACTGGTGCGCCGGACTGGCTCGACACCATCATCAAGGGCGACTGCGTCTCGCGCATGGCCATGCTGCCCGCCGGCAGCGTCGACGCCATCTTCGCCGACCCTCCCTACAATCTCCAGCTCGGCGGCGATCTCACCCGCCCCGATCAGTCGCGCGTCGACGCGGTCACCGAAGACTGGGACCGGTTCGAGAGCTTCGAGGCCTATGACGCCTTCACGAGAGCCTGGCTGCTGGCCGCCCGCCGGCTGTTGAAGCCGAGCGGCACGATCTGGGTGATCGGCTCCTACCACAACATCTTCCGCGTCGGCGCCATCATGCAGGATCTGGGGTTCTGGATGCTGAACGACATCGTCTGGCGCAAGACCAACCCGATGCCGAACTTTCGCGGCCGGCGCTTCCAGAACGCCCACGAGACGATGATCTGGGCCTCGCGCTCGGCCGAGGCCAAGAGCTACACGTTCAACTACGACGCGATGAAGGCGGCCAACGACGACACGCAGATGCGCTCGGACTGGCTGTTTCCGATCTGCTCGGGGGCCGAGCGGTTGCGCGCCGAGGACGGGGTGAAGGTGCACCCGACGCAGAAGCCCGAAGCGCTTCTCGCCCGCGTGATCCTGTCCTCCACCAAGCCGGGCGACGTGGTGCTCGATCCGTTCTTCGGCACCGGCACGACCGGGGCGGTGGCCAAGCGCCTGGGCCGGCATTTCGTCGGCATCGAGCGCGAGGACAGCTATATCGAGGCGGCGGCCGAGCGCATTCTGGAGGTCGAGCCCTTGTCGCCGGAAGCCTTGGCGACCAACGCCGGCAAGCGGGCCGAGCCGCGCGTGCCGTTCGCGGCGCTGCTCGACATGGGGCTGGTGCAGCCGGGCGCGGAGCTGACCTGCGCCAAGGGTCGGCACCGGGCGCATGTGCAGGCGGACGGAACGGTGCGCTGCGCGGTGGGCGAGCCGGCCTCGATCCACAAGATCGGGGCACGGGTGCAGGGACTGGAGGCGTGCAACGGCTGGACCTTCTGGCATGTGCGCGAGGGCACGCGGCTCACCCCGATCGACGCGCTCAGGCAGACCGTGCGCGACGCCATGGCCAAGGCGGGGCTGTAG